The following proteins come from a genomic window of Metarhizium brunneum chromosome 2, complete sequence:
- the MRP4 gene encoding mitochondrial 37S ribosomal protein uS2m: MILRNAAIRHGRALAPPISRSALRLLSTEANSQNAVNSSPNASAQAWSAGQSSSAQPKILSGSSSKKRKQKTVQEFIMSLGSDSAQEHSGASWTKPHQIGSEGQEVTPAQQFADFQRIQKNTRSLGSHVERRYVPTELISNPPGPEHVSLELLMASQAHMGHNTSLWNPANSRYIYGVRQGIHIISLETIAAHLRRAARVVEEVSYRGGVILFVGTRKGQMEIVTKAAELAGACHLFTKWTPGAITNRDVILKTQATKVVDHLDSELDGFDMYKGMARPLLPDLVVCLNPLENYTMLYECGLKNIPTIGVIDTNVDPSWVTYTIPANDDSLRAMAVVAGALGRAGQKGKERRLQDSSRGNVSWNTSPELERHMKKEVQAAVTKRKEVMGRIQSNVQGFTEEEQKLLRVRNNEVDLEVSEDEMVNMLGETALKDAGEAVAEAGHVDSSKTSSWKVGEGLADIEAQLQRVQQQTRHIELAVGSKQE, translated from the exons ATGATACTCAGAAATGCCGCTATACGGCATG GCCGTGCATTGGCGCCTCCGATCTCGAGATCTGCCCTGCGACTGCTATCCACCGAAGCGAACAGCCAAAACGCAGTCAATTCGAGCCCCAATGCATCCGCCCAGGCCTGGTCCGCGGGGCAATCTTCATCTGCCCAGCCGAAAATCCTGTCAGGATCGTCGTccaagaagaggaagcagaaGACTGTGCAAGAGTTCATCATGAGCCTCGGATCTGATTCCGCCCAGGAACACTCGGGAGCCTCTTGGACAAAACCGCACCAGATCGGAAGCGAGGGGCAAGAAGTGACTCCGGCGCAGCAGTTTGCAGATTTTCAAAGAATTCAGAAGAATACAAGAAGCCTCGGCTCTCATGTGGAGAGGCGTTACGTGCCGACTGAATTAATTAGCAACCCTCCCGGCCCAGAGCATGTGTCGTTGGAGCTCCTGATGGCTTCACAGGCGCACATGGGACATAATACCTCTCTCTGGAACCCCGCCAATTCTCGATACATTTACGGCGTCCGACAGGGAATTCACATCATCTCACTCGAGACGATTGCTGCGCATCTTCGACGAGCGGCACGAGTCGTTGAAGAGGTTTCATACCGGGGCGGTGTCATCCTCTTTGTTGGCACTCGAAAGGGTCAGATGGAAATTGTCACCAAGGCCGCTGAACTGGCTGGTGCATGTCATTTGTTCACCAAGTGGACGCCTGGAGCTATTACAAACCGAGATGTTATCCTCAAGACTCAGGCGACAAAGGTTGTCGATCATTTGGACTCCGAGTTGGATGGTTTCGACATGTACAAGGGCATGGCCAGACCGCTACTGCCTGACTTGGTAGTTTGCCTGAATCCCTTGGAAAACTACACCATGTTGTACGAATGCGGTCTGAAGAACATTCCTACAATTGGTGTCATTGATACAAATGTCGACCCGTCCTGGGTTACCTACACTATTCCTGCCAATGACGACAG TTTACGAGCAATGGCGGTTGTTGCCGGAGCCCTGGGCCGAGCTGGTCAGAAGGGCAAGGAGCGTCGCCTCCAGGACTCTTCCCGGGGCAACGTTTCATGGAACACCTCACCAGAGTTGGAAAGACACATGAAGAAAGAAGTCcaggcggcggtgacgaAACGCAAGGAAGTGATGGGCCGAATACAGTCTAATGTTCAGGGGTTCACCGAAGAGGAACAGAAACTTTTGCGAGTCCGGAATAACGAGGTGGACCTTGAAGTGAGCGAGGACGAAATGGTCAACATGTTGGGCGAGACTGCACTGAAAGATGCCGGAGAAGCTGTCGCCGAAGCAGGCCATGTGGATTCTTCAAAGACGTCAAGTTGGAAAGTAGGGGAGGGCCTTGCGGACATCGAGGCGCAACTGCAACGAGTGCAGCAACAAACGAGACATATCGAGTTGGCAGTCGGAAGCAAGCAGGAGTGA
- the mug70 gene encoding Meiotically up-regulated 70 protein → MRGTPNRNQGRGNIPFTNSPANSNIPRPVLDSQPSEASSSVSASRQKQSKRDEAIRRKMENDLSKKKHLTNRARHSRKAPPGTVLALKPSQALQIKPQTTVSEAAQLMAAKREDCVLVTDDDDRIAGIFTAKDLAFRVVGAGHKAANITIADIMTKNPLCARTDTSATDALDLMVRKGFRHLPVMDENQDISGVLDITKCFYDAMEKLERAYSSSRKLYDALEGVHSELGASQPQQIIQYVEALRSKMSGPTLESVLNGIPPTTVSVRTSVKEAAALMKENHTTAVLVQDAGAITGIFTSKDVVLRVIAPGLDPANCSVVRVMTPHPDFAPMDMTIQAALRKMHDGHYLNLPVMNDGGEIVGMVDVLKLTYATLEQINTMSSGDGEGPAWNKFWLSIDNETESMMSGEGSHSHHHTNLGSRMMSPDVTRDRHGDSVAPGDSASHVGVESPPPSIAPEIPEQNPADVPFPFKFKAPSGRVHRLQVIAAQGMGAFVSAVAAKLGAEVDAIGGVPAVEDGKMSGAGFALSYMDNEGDTVSITTDNDLLEAIILARQSRHDKVDLYAHDPEKPPVAPPAPVETPVIPTPPTSTAAGLRERRRLYDDDDEDEDEDEDESDGAPVRRSRRTRSAPVQEQLIAGVPNDLLLPGAIVTLAVVIVGVFTIARATSR, encoded by the exons ATGAGAGGGACTCCCAACCGCAACCAGGGCAGGGGAAACATCCCCTTTACCAACAGCCCGGCAAACTCCAACATCCCTCGCCCGGTTCTGGACAGCCAGCCCAGTGAGGCGAGCTCCTCCGTCAGCGCCAGCCGGCAGAAGCAGTCCAAGCGTGATGAG GCTATCCGCAGGAAAATGGAGAACGACctctccaagaagaagcattTGACGAACCGCGCCAGGCATTCTCGTAAAGCTCCTCCTGGCACTGTGCTGGCTCTCAAGCCCAGCCAGGCATTGCAGATCAAACCGCAAACCACCGTGTCCGAGGCTGCCCAGCTCATGGCTGCGAAACGAGAGGACTGCGTTCTGGTCactgacgacgacgaccgcATTGCCGGCATTTTCACAGCCAAGGATCTTGCCTTCCGCGTCGTTGGAGCCGGGCACAAGGCGGCCAATATCACCATTGCGGACATCATGACAAAGAACCCGCTCTGTGCTCGCACTGACACAAGTGCCACAGATGCGCTGGATCTGATGGTTCGCAAGGGATTCCGCCACCTGCCAGTCATGGAcgaaaaccaggacatttctGGTGTCTTGGATATCACCAAGTGCTTTTACGAtgccatggagaagctggagcGAGCCTACTCGTCCTCTAGAAAGCTCTATGATGCTTTGGAAGGTGTGCACTCCGAGCTGGGCGCTTCCCAGCCCCAGCAGATTATCCAGTATGTCGAGGCACTTCGATCCAAAATGTCTGGGCCGACTTTGGAATCCGTTTTGAATGGCATTCCCCCGACAACAGTCAGTGTCAGGACCTCGGTAAAGGAGGCCGCTGCCTTGATGAAGGAGAACCACACCACGGCTGTGTTGGTGCAAGATGCGGGTGCTATTACTGGCATCTTCACCAGCAAGGACGTTGTTCTGCGCGTCATCGCCCCCGGCCTTGATCCGGCAAACTGCAGCGTTGTTCGGGTGATGACGCCTCATCCAGACTTCGCGCCGATGGACATGACCATTCAGGCTGCGCTGCGCAAGATGCACG ATGGCCATTATCTTAACCTACCCGTCATGAATGATGGTGGCGAAATTGTCGGCATGGTTGATGTCCTCAAACTCACCTATGCCACTCTTGAGCAAATCAACACCATGTCTAGTGGAGATGGTGAAGGGCCTGCCTGGAACAAGTTTTGGCTCTCAATTGATAACGAGACAGAGTCAATGATGTCTGGTGAgggcagccacagccatcACCATACTAACCTTGGATCTCGCATGATGTCTCCTGATGTAACTAGGGACCGCCATGGGGACAGTGTGGCTCCAGGTGACTCTGCCTCGCACGTCGGTGTTGAATCACCCCCTCCATCGATTGCCCCCGAGATTCCCGAGCAGAACCCTGCTGATGTACCGTTCCCCTTCAAGTTCAAGGCACCTTCAGGCCGAGTGCATCGCTTGCAGGTAATAGCAGCTCAGGGAATGGGGGCCTTCGTATCTGCTGTCGCGGCTAAGCTTGGTGCCGAGGTTGATGCCATTGGTGGTGTGCCAGCTGTTGAAGACGGAAAAATGAGCGGCGCTGGATTCGCTCTCAGCTACATGGATAATGAGGGTGACACTGTTTCCATCACTACCGACAACGACTTGCTCGAGGCCATCATTCTCGCTCGTCAAAGCCGGCACGACAAGGTTGACCTCTACGCTCATGATCCTGAGAAACCACCCGTGGCACCACCCGCTCCCGTTGAGACACCCGTTATTCCCACGCCGCCAACCTCTACTGCTGCTGGTCTCCGCGAGCGCCGAAGGCTTtacgatgatgatgacgaagacgaagacgaggacgaggacgagagTGATGGCGCACCAGTCCGACGCTCACGGCGGACGAGAAGCGCACCTGTTCAGGAACAGCTTATCGCAGGAGTGCCAAATGATCTTCTGCTTCCTGGTGCTATTGTGACACTGGCTGTAGTTATTGTTGGTGTCTTTACCATTGCAAGAGCCACCAGCAGATAA
- the SPT10 gene encoding Protein SPT10 → MPAVMDDPAGPTVYRVSGQPPFPDPNCPGLPPDIVPRQVTLRDRQTVATIVPFVSRHQLPASLLVYLCDQLNREIEGGDTYPMMEAFTVDGFADYWFQTFGAVMLMGNIDCAQDVLDGKDWAKECLGSFFIKPNYPGRSSHICNASFITTDASRNRGVGRLMGEAYIDWAPRLGYTYSVFNLVYETNVASCRIWDALGFKRIGRIKACGNLRSHPDRLIDAIIYGRDLAPGESEELVSEERFDKIRFYLKYGKYPNGADRAEKSRLRSAATHYKLLEGDKLMLKDKEVISDPGRQYEIARNVHAIHHGGINKTTATIAEKFHWSRIKETVSDVIRACAECKELGKTPNPGGSRKNGSASTPTSSATPSGGLGSGSGDAQRRQAQSPVPQHDGDGDGDIDIHVDAGRVLALQQQSRAGLMDSLSRPGPAPSQGPYANPSDISVLAPAHQDSHMLHDAHSHAVPHPPGHGHHGHNPMLQDRPASHEAYQPIDPQIINHHGHQHASSAHDDMPFDQYHPHADFQALLNATEDVGPEPDSDAAAAEAAAAAAVDRDLEMLIEHEDVDCHEGPMDCLDEARRTGHRDRLYDVGFDGG, encoded by the coding sequence atgcCAGCCGTCATGGACGACCCGGCCGGCCCCACCGTCTACCGGGTCTCCGGGCAGCCTCCGTTCCCGGACCCGAACTGCCCCGGGTTGCCCCCCGACATTGTCCCCCGCCAAGTGACATTGCGGGATCGCCAGACGGTTGCGACGATTGTGCCCTTTGTCTCGCGACACCAGCTTCCCGCTTCGCTGCTGGTGTATCTGTGCGACCAGCTGAACCGCGAGATAGAGGGAGGTGATACGTATCCCATGATGGAAGCCTTTACCGTGGACGGTTTCGCAGACTACTGGTTCCAGacctttggcgccgtcaTGCTGATGGGCAATATCGACTGTGCGCAGGATGTCCTGGACGGCAAGGACTGGGCCAAGGAGTGCCTCGGAAgcttcttcatcaagccCAATTATCCTGGTCGCAGCAGCCACATCTGCAACGCCAgcttcatcaccaccgacGCATCGCGTAATCGTGGCGTGGGACGACTCATGGGCGAGGCGTACATCGACTGGGCCCCGAGGCTGGGCTACACGTACAGCGTCTTCAATCTCGTCTACGAAACCAACGTGGCGTCGTGTCGTATCTGGGACGCCCTCGGCTTCAAACGCATCGGCCGCATCAAAGCCTGCGGCAACCTGCGAAGCCATCCGGACCGGCTCATTGACGCCATCATATACGGCCGGGACCTGGCTCCGGGAGAGAGCGAAGAGCTCGTCAGCGAAGAGCGCTTCGACAAGATACGATTCTACCTCAAGTACGGCAAATACCCCAACGGGGCAGACCGCGCCGAAAAGAGCAGGCTGCGCAGCGCGGCAACCCACtacaagctcctcgagggcGACAAGCTcatgctcaaggacaaggaagtCATTTCGGACCCGGGCCGGCAGTACGAGATTGCCAGAAACGTCCACGCCATCCACCACGGAGGGATCAACAAGACCACCGCCACCATTGCAGAAAAGTTCCACTGGAGCCGCATCAAGGAGACGGTCAGCGACGTGATTCGCGCCTGCGCCGAGTGCAAGGAGCTGGGCAAGACGCCGAACCCCGGCGGCAGCAGGAAGAACGGGAGCGCCAGCACGCCCACCAGCTCGGCAACACCGTCCGGCGgcctcggcagcggcagcggcgacgcccagcgccgccaggcACAGTCGCCCGTGCCGCAgcacgacggcgacggcgacggcgacatcgacatccacgtcgacgccgggcgcgtgctggcgctgcagcagcagagccGCGCCGGCCTCATGGACTCGCTGTCCCGGCCGGGCCCGGCGCCGAGCCAAGGCCCGTACGCCAACCCCAGCGACATATCCGTCCTCGCGCCGGCACACCAGGACAGCCACATGCTGCACGACGCTCACTCCCACGCCGTGCCGCACCCCCCTGGCCACGGGCACCACGGGCACAACCCCATGCTCCAGGACCGGCCTGCCTCCCACGAGGCCTACCAGCCCATCGACCCCCAAATCATCAACCACCACGGCCATCAGCATGCCTCGTCGGCACACGACGACATGCCCTTTGACCAGTACCACCCCCACGCCGACTTTCAGGCTCTCCTCAACGCGACCGAGGATGTGGGCCCGGAGCCGGATTCCGACGCGGCCGCCGCagaagctgccgccgccgctgcggTGGACAGAGATTTAGAAATGTTGATCGAGCACGAAGACGTCGACTGTCATGAAGGCCCCATGGACTGTCTAGACGAAGCGAGGAGGACGGGGCATCGCGACAGGCTGTATGACGTTGGGTTTGACGGGGGATAG